Proteins encoded in a region of the Aulosira sp. FACHB-615 genome:
- a CDS encoding MBL fold metallo-hydrolase, with the protein MKRRQLMGYAGAGLVTALVSTLGSHSEADAQSGGLSVQWLGHTCFLITGGGVKILANPFRTVGCTAGYRAPKVSANLVLISSQLLDEGAVEDLPGNPKLVYEAGVYDFQGIKFQGISTDHDRKGGRQFGKNTAWSWQQAGINILHLGGIAAPITLEQKILMGRPDVVFIPVGGSAKAYNAEEAKQAIEVLNPKVVIPTHYRTQAADANACDISPLDEFLNLVQGITVRRSNSDTITITPGKLPEDKVIQVLSYKF; encoded by the coding sequence ATGAAACGGCGACAATTGATGGGCTATGCTGGGGCGGGGTTAGTCACAGCTTTAGTTTCTACTTTAGGTTCTCACTCTGAAGCTGACGCACAGTCTGGCGGTTTATCAGTTCAGTGGTTGGGTCATACTTGCTTTCTAATTACTGGTGGCGGAGTAAAAATTCTTGCCAATCCCTTCCGCACAGTTGGTTGTACTGCTGGTTATCGTGCGCCAAAAGTGAGTGCAAACTTGGTTTTGATTAGCAGTCAATTATTAGACGAAGGCGCAGTAGAAGATTTACCAGGGAATCCCAAACTAGTATACGAAGCTGGCGTTTATGATTTTCAGGGGATAAAATTTCAAGGAATTTCCACAGATCACGATCGCAAAGGTGGAAGACAATTCGGCAAAAATACCGCCTGGAGTTGGCAACAAGCAGGAATTAATATCTTACATCTAGGCGGAATTGCTGCACCCATTACCCTTGAACAAAAAATTCTCATGGGTCGTCCTGATGTGGTGTTTATTCCTGTAGGCGGTAGTGCGAAAGCTTATAATGCCGAGGAAGCTAAACAAGCAATAGAGGTGTTAAATCCCAAAGTGGTAATTCCGACTCACTACCGCACCCAAGCTGCTGATGCAAATGCTTGTGACATATCACCTTTGGATGAGTTTCTCAATTTGGTGCAAGGGATCACCGTCCGCCGTAGCAACAGTGACACCATTACCATTACTCCTGGCAAGTTACCAGAAGATAAGGTGATTCAAGTTTTAAGCTACAAATTTTAA
- a CDS encoding YdeI family protein: MPKFEEQLEFIYASDRNQWREWLGKNHLTSPGIWLVYYKVKSGQPSVRYSEAVQEALCFGWIDSKVKSLDENRYQQIFTPRKPKSVWSKLNKQYIEELIAAGLMTEFGLAKIADAKEDGSWTSLDAIEALIIPLDLQQALAANSWANLNFAAFSNSTKKNILFWIENAKRPETRLKRIEQTVTSAAQNRNPLSR; encoded by the coding sequence ATGCCAAAATTTGAGGAACAATTAGAATTTATTTATGCCAGCGATCGCAACCAATGGCGGGAGTGGTTAGGCAAAAATCATCTCACTTCCCCTGGTATCTGGTTAGTTTATTACAAAGTCAAAAGTGGTCAACCCAGCGTCAGATATAGCGAAGCCGTTCAAGAAGCTTTATGTTTTGGGTGGATTGATAGTAAAGTTAAATCTTTAGATGAAAACCGCTATCAGCAAATTTTTACACCACGCAAACCCAAAAGCGTTTGGTCAAAATTAAATAAGCAATATATTGAAGAGCTAATTGCAGCAGGTTTAATGACAGAATTTGGTCTAGCTAAAATTGCTGATGCGAAAGAAGATGGCTCATGGACTTCTTTAGATGCGATCGAAGCATTAATCATTCCTCTAGATTTGCAACAAGCTTTAGCAGCCAACTCTTGGGCTAACCTCAATTTTGCAGCCTTTAGTAATTCCACCAAGAAAAACATTCTTTTTTGGATTGAAAATGCCAAACGTCCAGAAACTAGGTTAAAGAGAATTGAGCAAACCGTAACTTCAGCCGCGCAAAACAGAAATCCATTGAGCCGTTAG
- a CDS encoding FAD-dependent oxidoreductase, with translation MVEASQQKNVVVVGAGWAGLGATYHLAKQGYNVTLLEAGPYPGGLVAGWKTPGGKSVEAGIHGFWYPYRNIFALINELDINPFTTWTRSAQYSPAGLEVESPIFQELPQLPAPLGTFLYTHFQRLPLIDRLSALPLLYAVVDFDNSDAAWRRYDSVTARELFKDFGVSARLYRDAFEPMLLVGLFAPGEQCSAAATLGMLYYFILAHQPNFDVVWCRGTVGEKIFRPWVEKIEKAGGKVFAKHRVTDLIIDEQNRATGVVCGDQVFNADAVIFAVGVTGMKKIVSSSPSLQNREEFRNLNNLGAIDVLATRLWFDRKIDIPRPSNACFGFDTTTGWTFFDLNALHDEYHDEPGTVIEADFYHANQFIGLSDEEIIPIVQNYLATCVPGFKQAKVIDSSVIRLPNAVTHFAPGSYRYMLPARTSFANVFMSGDWIINRHGSWSQEKAYVTGLEAANFVMSYLGEGQTAEILPVHEDEVHIKIGRSLNETVRNVSKSILPNFWLP, from the coding sequence ATGGTAGAAGCGTCACAACAAAAAAATGTAGTAGTCGTGGGTGCGGGTTGGGCTGGTTTAGGCGCAACCTATCATTTAGCCAAGCAAGGATATAATGTGACACTTCTGGAAGCAGGCCCCTATCCTGGCGGACTTGTTGCAGGTTGGAAAACTCCTGGGGGGAAATCTGTAGAAGCTGGGATTCATGGTTTTTGGTATCCTTACAGAAATATTTTTGCCCTAATCAACGAATTAGATATTAACCCCTTCACTACCTGGACTCGTTCTGCTCAATATTCACCCGCCGGCTTAGAAGTAGAATCACCCATTTTTCAAGAATTACCCCAACTACCGGCACCTCTTGGCACATTTCTCTACACCCACTTTCAGCGATTACCATTAATTGACCGTCTCAGCGCCTTACCTTTACTGTATGCTGTGGTTGATTTTGATAATTCCGATGCAGCTTGGCGGCGTTATGATTCTGTTACCGCGCGGGAATTGTTCAAAGATTTTGGTGTATCTGCTAGACTTTATCGTGATGCCTTTGAGCCGATGTTGTTAGTAGGCTTATTCGCCCCTGGTGAACAATGTTCTGCCGCCGCCACATTAGGAATGCTGTATTATTTTATTTTGGCGCATCAGCCTAATTTTGATGTGGTTTGGTGTCGCGGAACTGTAGGCGAAAAAATCTTCCGTCCTTGGGTAGAAAAAATTGAAAAAGCTGGCGGTAAAGTATTCGCAAAACATCGTGTAACTGACTTAATTATTGATGAGCAAAATCGCGCCACTGGTGTAGTTTGTGGTGATCAAGTATTTAACGCTGATGCGGTAATTTTTGCGGTTGGGGTAACTGGAATGAAGAAAATTGTTTCTTCTAGTCCTAGTTTACAAAACCGAGAAGAGTTTCGGAATCTGAATAATTTAGGTGCAATTGATGTTTTAGCAACGCGCTTATGGTTTGACCGGAAAATTGATATTCCCCGTCCTTCTAATGCTTGCTTTGGTTTTGATACAACTACTGGATGGACATTTTTTGATTTGAATGCTTTACATGATGAATATCACGATGAACCAGGAACGGTAATTGAAGCAGATTTTTATCATGCTAATCAGTTTATTGGTTTGAGTGATGAAGAAATAATTCCAATTGTGCAGAATTATTTAGCAACTTGTGTACCTGGATTCAAACAAGCGAAAGTAATTGATAGTAGTGTAATTCGCTTACCAAATGCAGTCACGCACTTTGCACCGGGTAGTTATCGTTATATGTTGCCAGCTAGGACAAGTTTTGCCAATGTATTCATGAGTGGTGATTGGATTATTAACCGTCACGGTTCATGGTCGCAAGAAAAAGCTTATGTTACAGGTTTAGAAGCAGCGAATTTTGTGATGTCTTATTTAGGGGAGGGTCAAACTGCTGAGATTTTACCTGTACATGAAGATGAAGTACATATTAAAATTGGGCGATCGCTCAACGAAACTGTACGTAATGTAAGTAAGTCTATCTTGCCTAATTTTTGGTTGCCCTAG
- a CDS encoding carbonic anhydrase encodes MSKIFNRRRLLQLMGMTAVGTSVSSCLTSPAAAATNWGYIGKQGPEYWGKLSPDFQLCYTGKRQTPINLQFDSVKSLAKNNQDLLIVKYQPTPLSLINNGKTIQINYQPGSYIESDRQVYQLLQFHFHHPSEHHLNGAEYNMELHFVHRSQAGNLAVVGVFLKAGAFHPHLQKIWDAVPQTQGKENQLKDTIINAAELLPTERRFLTYSGSLTTPPCSENVSWYIMETPVEVSSEQIAKFSQLFPHNARPIQPLNQRIVFESSDQA; translated from the coding sequence ATGAGTAAGATTTTCAACAGACGGCGACTACTACAATTAATGGGGATGACTGCTGTGGGAACTTCTGTTTCTAGTTGTTTAACTTCCCCAGCAGCAGCCGCAACAAATTGGGGATATATCGGCAAACAAGGGCCAGAATATTGGGGTAAACTTTCACCAGATTTTCAACTTTGTTATACAGGTAAAAGACAAACACCAATTAATTTACAATTTGATAGTGTTAAAAGTCTTGCTAAAAATAATCAAGATTTATTAATAGTTAAATATCAGCCAACACCCTTAAGTTTAATTAATAACGGTAAAACGATTCAAATTAATTATCAACCAGGAAGTTATATAGAAAGCGATCGCCAAGTTTATCAGCTGCTTCAATTCCATTTCCACCACCCCAGCGAACACCACCTCAACGGCGCAGAATACAATATGGAACTGCATTTCGTTCACCGCAGTCAAGCAGGTAATTTAGCAGTGGTTGGCGTATTCTTAAAAGCCGGAGCGTTTCACCCCCATCTGCAAAAAATTTGGGATGCTGTACCCCAAACCCAGGGAAAGGAAAATCAGCTAAAAGATACCATCATCAACGCTGCTGAACTTTTACCAACAGAACGCAGATTTCTCACTTATTCTGGTTCTCTTACAACTCCACCCTGTTCTGAGAATGTGTCATGGTACATCATGGAAACTCCCGTTGAGGTATCCAGTGAACAGATAGCTAAATTTTCCCAACTATTTCCCCATAATGCACGCCCAATTCAGCCGTTAAACCAGCGCATAGTTTTTGAGAGTTCTGATCAAGCTTGA
- the nagA gene encoding N-acetylglucosamine-6-phosphate deacetylase: protein MTQATHKPIASNVDIINARVPGYQDLQMLLVNHEGVIEQILPMGTVFKRVPPPDLQILDVAGDWISLGGVDLQINGALGLAFTELTPENAAMLPKISQYLWDAGVDAYVPTLVTTAIENIQRSLAIIADFAAHSTTGAKILGVHLEGPFLNYGKRGAHPAEYLLPLTIEEVKRVLGDYASIVKIITLAPELDPGSEVIAYLRSLDITVSLGHSQATADQAQQAFDLGATMVTHAFNAMPPLHHREPGLLGAAITNPNVMCGLIADGQHVTPTMLKILLRATQELFLVSDALAPLGLPDGIYPWDSRHIEVKNGTARLLDGTLTGTTLPLFVGVQNLLKWGICDVERAIALATNAPRKAMNLPVISSGQPANLLRWHWDKTTKELTWQRL from the coding sequence ATGACCCAAGCAACACACAAACCCATCGCTTCAAATGTAGATATTATCAATGCGCGTGTACCTGGTTATCAAGATTTACAGATGCTCTTAGTGAATCACGAAGGTGTGATTGAACAAATCTTGCCAATGGGTACGGTATTCAAACGAGTTCCACCACCTGATTTACAAATATTGGATGTAGCTGGTGATTGGATTTCATTAGGCGGTGTTGATTTACAGATTAATGGGGCGCTAGGCTTGGCGTTTACCGAACTAACACCAGAAAACGCGGCAATGTTGCCAAAAATTTCGCAATATTTGTGGGATGCTGGTGTCGATGCTTATGTACCAACATTAGTCACTACTGCCATCGAAAATATTCAGCGATCGCTGGCTATTATTGCTGATTTCGCTGCTCATTCCACAACTGGGGCGAAAATTCTCGGTGTACATCTAGAAGGGCCATTTTTAAATTATGGTAAGCGTGGCGCACATCCAGCCGAATATCTCTTACCTCTGACAATTGAGGAAGTCAAACGGGTATTAGGGGATTATGCCTCGATTGTCAAAATTATCACCCTAGCACCAGAATTAGATCCTGGCAGTGAAGTCATAGCATATTTGCGTTCTTTGGATATCACCGTCAGTTTAGGACATTCCCAGGCAACTGCCGACCAAGCCCAACAAGCCTTTGATTTGGGTGCAACGATGGTAACTCATGCCTTTAACGCCATGCCGCCTTTACATCACCGCGAACCGGGATTATTGGGGGCCGCCATTACCAATCCCAATGTTATGTGTGGTTTGATTGCCGATGGGCAGCATGTCACGCCAACAATGCTAAAAATTCTCTTGCGGGCGACTCAAGAACTATTCTTAGTCAGTGATGCCCTAGCACCTCTGGGGCTACCTGATGGGATATATCCTTGGGATAGTCGCCACATTGAAGTTAAAAACGGTACAGCCCGGTTACTAGATGGCACATTGACAGGCACGACTTTGCCGTTATTCGTGGGAGTACAGAACCTCTTGAAATGGGGAATTTGTGATGTCGAAAGAGCGATCGCTTTAGCTACTAATGCCCCCAGAAAAGCCATGAATTTGCCTGTAATTTCATCAGGTCAACCTGCTAATTTATTACGCTGGCATTGGGATAAAACTACCAAAGAACTCACTTGGCAGCGATTATAG
- the purE gene encoding 5-(carboxyamino)imidazole ribonucleotide mutase, whose product MSPLVGIIMGSDSDLPTMKDAIAVCTEFGVETEVAIVSAHRTPERMVQYAQTAHERGLKVIIAGAGGAAHLPGMVASLTALPVIGVPVATRNLQGVDSLYSIVQMPAGIPVATVAIGNAKNAGLLAVQILATHQPDLFAKVQQYRQSLSELVMNKQAKLTQLGYEQYLKEEL is encoded by the coding sequence ATGTCTCCCCTTGTCGGTATTATCATGGGCAGCGACTCTGATTTGCCCACTATGAAAGATGCGATCGCAGTTTGCACAGAATTTGGTGTAGAAACAGAAGTGGCGATAGTTTCTGCCCATCGTACCCCAGAACGGATGGTGCAGTATGCCCAAACCGCCCATGAACGGGGTCTTAAGGTAATTATCGCCGGTGCTGGTGGTGCAGCCCATCTCCCTGGTATGGTAGCTTCTCTTACAGCTTTACCTGTAATTGGCGTACCTGTGGCTACCCGCAATTTGCAAGGTGTTGATTCTTTATATTCTATTGTCCAAATGCCAGCAGGTATCCCAGTGGCGACAGTCGCCATTGGGAATGCCAAGAATGCTGGGCTATTAGCTGTACAAATTTTGGCTACTCACCAACCAGATTTATTCGCCAAAGTACAGCAATACCGCCAATCTCTATCGGAATTGGTGATGAACAAGCAAGCAAAATTAACACAGCTAGGTTATGAACAATATCTCAAAGAAGAACTTTAA
- a CDS encoding ammonium transporter codes for MQRQKLKTKIRRSSARNYAKSTGFNSKLKQLNLAIKRLSPSWRACLPLACLIVLGWSYVAVAQTPAPAGPTTADLKIALDTLWVAIAAFLVFFMNAGFCMLETGFCRQKNAVNVLAKNLIVFALSTVAFWAIGFGLMFGDGNDFIGLSGFFLPDDNSPATGDAYKGVFSALNWTGVPLAAKFLFQLVFAGTAATIVSGAVAERIKFVDFLIFSLLLVGIAYPITGHWIWGAGWLADMGFWDFAGSTVVHSVGGWAALMGAAFLGPRIGKYQDKQTVALPGHNMSIATLGCLILWLGWFGFNPGSVMAADPNAITHIALTTNMAGAVGGIAATVVAWVYLGKPDLSMIINGILAGLVGITASCAYVSIPSSIVIGLIAGILVVFAVPFFDKLGIDDPVGATSVHLVCGIWGTLCVGLFSVGPGGYPWMVDLAGKPVGPHGLFAGGGFGTLIPQIIGILAVGGMTVLLSTIFWLVLKATLGIRVTREEELEGLDIGEHGMEAYSGFLKEASPGGFSEGTSSGEISSGGDLPSTL; via the coding sequence ATGCAAAGACAAAAATTAAAAACAAAAATCAGGCGATCATCGGCCAGAAATTACGCTAAAAGCACAGGATTTAACTCAAAACTCAAGCAGTTAAACTTAGCAATTAAGCGATTGTCTCCCAGTTGGCGGGCTTGTTTACCTTTGGCTTGTTTAATTGTTTTGGGATGGAGTTATGTAGCGGTTGCTCAAACTCCAGCGCCTGCGGGGCCAACAACAGCAGATTTAAAAATTGCACTTGATACATTATGGGTGGCGATCGCTGCCTTTTTAGTATTCTTTATGAACGCTGGTTTCTGTATGTTAGAAACCGGGTTTTGCCGTCAGAAAAACGCCGTTAACGTTCTCGCCAAAAACTTAATTGTATTTGCCTTATCGACCGTAGCATTTTGGGCGATCGGCTTTGGCTTAATGTTTGGCGATGGTAATGACTTCATCGGACTCAGTGGCTTTTTCTTACCAGATGATAACAGCCCTGCAACTGGCGATGCTTATAAAGGAGTATTTAGCGCCCTGAATTGGACAGGTGTTCCTTTAGCAGCCAAATTCTTATTCCAGCTAGTGTTTGCTGGAACCGCCGCCACAATTGTGTCTGGTGCTGTTGCGGAACGGATTAAGTTTGTAGACTTCTTAATTTTCAGCTTATTACTTGTTGGTATTGCCTACCCCATTACGGGACACTGGATTTGGGGCGCTGGCTGGCTGGCAGATATGGGATTTTGGGATTTTGCTGGTTCTACTGTCGTTCACTCAGTTGGTGGCTGGGCTGCGTTGATGGGAGCCGCATTTTTGGGGCCACGCATTGGGAAATATCAAGATAAGCAAACAGTGGCGCTTCCTGGCCACAATATGAGTATTGCCACCTTGGGTTGCCTAATTCTGTGGTTGGGCTGGTTTGGTTTCAACCCTGGTTCTGTGATGGCGGCTGATCCTAATGCAATTACTCACATTGCTTTGACAACCAACATGGCGGGTGCAGTTGGTGGAATTGCTGCTACTGTTGTGGCTTGGGTGTACTTGGGTAAGCCAGACTTGTCCATGATTATTAACGGAATCTTGGCTGGCTTGGTTGGTATTACCGCATCTTGCGCTTACGTCAGCATTCCTAGTTCCATAGTCATTGGCTTGATTGCTGGTATTTTAGTAGTTTTCGCTGTACCATTTTTTGACAAACTCGGCATTGATGACCCAGTAGGTGCTACTTCAGTCCACCTTGTTTGCGGTATTTGGGGAACTCTTTGCGTTGGTTTATTTTCTGTCGGCCCTGGTGGTTATCCTTGGATGGTTGACTTAGCAGGTAAACCAGTCGGGCCACATGGTTTATTCGCAGGTGGTGGTTTCGGCACATTAATTCCCCAGATAATTGGTATTCTTGCAGTTGGGGGAATGACTGTTCTTCTTAGCACCATTTTCTGGTTAGTGCTGAAAGCAACTTTAGGTATTAGAGTTACCAGAGAAGAAGAATTAGAAGGCTTAGATATCGGCGAACACGGTATGGAAGCTTATAGTGGATTTTTGAAAGAAGCTAGTCCTGGTGGCTTTTCGGAAGGGACAAGTTCTGGAGAAATTTCATCAGGTGGTGATTTACCAAGTACTCTGTAA
- a CDS encoding YnfA family protein, whose amino-acid sequence MMKSLIYFVWTGLFELSGCYLIWLWLRQGQSFWLGILGGITLVLYGVISTFQPANFGRVYAAYGGVFIFMAMLWGWRVDKVTPDTYDLIGTCVALLSVLIIMFAPRN is encoded by the coding sequence ATGATGAAATCTCTAATATATTTTGTCTGGACTGGTTTATTTGAACTAAGCGGATGTTATCTCATCTGGTTGTGGTTAAGACAAGGCCAGTCGTTTTGGTTAGGAATTTTAGGTGGAATTACTTTAGTTTTGTACGGTGTAATTTCTACTTTTCAACCTGCAAATTTTGGGCGAGTTTATGCGGCTTATGGTGGTGTGTTTATTTTTATGGCAATGCTTTGGGGTTGGCGAGTAGATAAAGTTACACCCGATACTTATGACCTGATTGGTACTTGTGTCGCATTACTTAGTGTTCTAATTATCATGTTCGCACCTCGGAACTAA
- a CDS encoding ammonium transporter, with protein sequence MFKKVLTIAVLSIFLLGWPLIGSAYAQTSAATPPAADTGDTAFMLVSSALVLLMTPGLAFFYGGFVRSRNILNTLMMSFVLMAIVGVTWVLWGYSLAFAPGNAIIGGLQWLGLNGVGLETTNYLQGSEPQEVVSYAPTIPHQAYMIYQAMFAIITPALISGAIAERMSFRAYSLFVLLWSTFIYSPLAHMVWAKGGFLGLYGGLGALDFAGGTVVHISSGVSALVAAIVLGPRKTHPDRLSPPHNVPFILLGAGLLWFGWFGFNAGSALSIASGTSGDVATNVATTAFVATNTSAAAGALMWLLLEAFLRGKPTAVGAATGAVAGLVGITPAAGFVTPLAAILIGFITATVCFYAVSFKHKLQVDDALDTYPVHGVGGTVGAILTAIFATSQVNSAGKDGVLKGNFGELGVELVAIVVAYAIAAVGTFIILKVIDATIGLRVKEETEIQGLDINEHGEEGYNSEFGGDRPIS encoded by the coding sequence GTGTTCAAGAAAGTTTTGACGATCGCGGTTCTTTCGATATTCCTGTTAGGATGGCCGCTCATAGGTAGTGCTTACGCCCAAACATCAGCAGCCACACCACCTGCGGCTGATACAGGAGATACAGCTTTTATGCTGGTATCATCAGCACTGGTTTTGTTGATGACACCAGGATTAGCGTTTTTTTACGGTGGATTTGTGCGATCGCGCAATATCCTCAACACCTTAATGATGAGCTTTGTGTTGATGGCAATTGTGGGTGTTACCTGGGTTTTGTGGGGCTATAGCTTGGCATTTGCACCAGGAAACGCGATTATCGGTGGTTTACAATGGCTGGGGTTAAATGGTGTCGGGTTAGAAACAACAAATTATCTCCAAGGTTCCGAACCACAAGAAGTAGTTTCTTATGCTCCGACAATTCCCCATCAGGCATACATGATTTATCAAGCCATGTTTGCCATTATCACCCCAGCCTTGATTTCTGGTGCGATCGCGGAACGGATGAGTTTCCGCGCTTACAGTTTGTTTGTCTTACTTTGGTCAACCTTTATTTATAGCCCCCTGGCTCACATGGTTTGGGCTAAAGGTGGATTTCTCGGCTTATACGGTGGTTTAGGCGCTCTTGACTTTGCTGGTGGTACAGTCGTTCACATTAGTTCTGGTGTATCGGCCTTAGTCGCTGCAATTGTTCTCGGCCCCCGCAAAACTCACCCCGACCGCCTCAGCCCGCCTCACAACGTACCTTTTATTTTATTAGGTGCTGGCTTGCTGTGGTTTGGTTGGTTTGGGTTCAATGCTGGTAGTGCTTTATCTATTGCTAGTGGAACTTCTGGTGATGTAGCGACAAACGTAGCAACTACAGCCTTTGTCGCTACTAATACCTCTGCTGCTGCGGGTGCGTTGATGTGGCTGCTTTTAGAAGCATTTCTCCGGGGTAAACCCACAGCCGTAGGTGCAGCCACAGGTGCAGTTGCAGGTCTGGTTGGTATTACTCCCGCCGCCGGATTTGTTACTCCGTTAGCTGCGATTTTAATTGGTTTTATTACTGCTACTGTATGCTTCTATGCCGTCAGTTTCAAACATAAACTCCAAGTTGACGATGCCTTAGATACTTATCCTGTACATGGTGTAGGTGGTACAGTCGGAGCAATCTTAACCGCTATTTTTGCCACAAGCCAGGTTAATTCCGCAGGTAAAGATGGTGTACTCAAAGGTAACTTTGGTGAACTAGGAGTAGAACTAGTAGCAATTGTAGTTGCTTATGCGATCGCCGCAGTTGGTACATTTATTATTCTCAAAGTAATCGATGCTACCATTGGTTTGCGTGTTAAAGAAGAAACGGAAATTCAAGGTTTGGATATCAACGAACACGGTGAGGAAGGTTACAACTCTGAATTTGGTGGGGATAGACCTATTTCTTAA
- a CDS encoding GDSL-type esterase/lipase family protein — translation MTTSAKTFPTWALLSLATNGILMLAVILLILQKQRLTAVFGGSPSQQTINTSQTVAPELGRHHQLNYQQWLDILKQEAQAATEKNPEHLSILVGDSISLWFPTELLPENRYWLNQAVSGENSTGLLKRLDIFDSTKPEVIFVMIGINDLIRGESDEVILENLRQIIRYLRKTHPTAKIVVQSILPHGAEEATWEGRDKLLTIPNSRIRLLNEQLQRIATRRKAKYLDLYSLFANQQGNLRPELSTDGLHLSPAGYLVWRTALQIYTTSGSGE, via the coding sequence GTGACCACTTCTGCAAAAACCTTCCCCACTTGGGCATTGTTATCGTTGGCAACCAACGGCATACTGATGTTGGCGGTCATCCTGCTAATTTTGCAAAAGCAGAGATTGACCGCCGTTTTTGGTGGTTCGCCGTCACAGCAAACAATCAATACATCCCAAACTGTCGCACCAGAGTTAGGCCGTCATCATCAACTTAATTACCAACAGTGGTTAGATATTCTTAAACAAGAAGCTCAAGCTGCTACTGAAAAAAATCCTGAGCATTTAAGTATCTTGGTGGGAGACTCTATCAGCCTCTGGTTCCCCACAGAATTATTACCAGAAAATCGATATTGGCTAAATCAAGCAGTTTCTGGCGAAAACAGTACAGGACTCTTAAAAAGATTAGATATATTTGATAGCACTAAACCAGAGGTGATTTTTGTCATGATTGGCATTAATGACCTCATTCGGGGAGAAAGTGATGAAGTGATTTTAGAGAATCTGCGGCAAATTATCAGATACCTCCGCAAAACTCATCCCACAGCCAAAATAGTTGTTCAGTCGATTTTGCCACATGGCGCAGAAGAAGCCACCTGGGAAGGACGAGACAAACTTTTAACTATTCCTAATAGTCGCATTCGCTTATTAAATGAACAATTACAACGTATAGCCACTAGACGTAAGGCAAAATATCTCGATTTATATTCCTTATTTGCTAATCAACAAGGTAATCTCCGCCCGGAACTTTCCACAGATGGTTTACATCTCAGTCCTGCCGGCTATCTGGTTTGGCGGACTGCATTGCAGATTTATACTACATCGGGGAGTGGAGAGTAG
- a CDS encoding 4-hydroxy-3-methylbut-2-enyl diphosphate reductase translates to MDTKAFKRSLQHSENYNRKGFGHQAEVTTQLQSEYHSSLIQEIRDRNYSLQRGDVTIRLAQAFGFCWGVERAVAMAYETRQHFPTERIWITNEIIHNPSVNQRMQEMEVKFIPVETGKKDFSVVDNNDVVILPAFGASVQEMQILHDKGCKIVDTTCPWVSKVWNTVEKHKKIDYTSIIHGKYKHEETVATSSFAGKYLIVLNLKEAQYVADYILNGGNREEFLQKFAKACSAGFDPDQDLERVGIANQTTMLKGETEQLGKLFERTMMQKYGPDQLNEHFQSFNTICDATQERQDAMLELVQHELDLMVVIGGFNSSNTTQLQQIAFEKGIPSYHIDSVERIKSGDAIEHRQLNGELAIAENWLPAGKIVVGVTSGASTPDKVVEDVIEKIFSLKA, encoded by the coding sequence ATGGATACAAAAGCTTTTAAACGTTCACTCCAACATTCAGAAAATTACAATCGCAAGGGGTTTGGCCATCAAGCCGAAGTCACAACCCAGTTGCAATCTGAGTATCACAGCAGTTTGATTCAAGAAATCCGCGATCGCAATTACAGTCTGCAACGGGGTGATGTTACCATCCGGTTAGCCCAAGCTTTTGGGTTTTGCTGGGGTGTAGAACGCGCTGTTGCAATGGCTTACGAAACTCGTCAGCACTTCCCCACCGAACGTATATGGATTACTAACGAAATTATCCATAATCCTTCTGTGAATCAGCGAATGCAGGAAATGGAAGTAAAATTCATTCCTGTAGAAACAGGCAAAAAAGACTTTTCGGTGGTGGACAACAACGATGTAGTTATCCTACCTGCATTTGGAGCCAGCGTTCAAGAAATGCAGATATTACACGATAAAGGCTGCAAAATAGTTGATACAACTTGTCCTTGGGTATCTAAAGTTTGGAATACCGTGGAAAAGCATAAAAAAATCGATTACACCTCCATTATTCACGGCAAATATAAACATGAAGAAACAGTTGCAACTAGTTCCTTTGCTGGCAAATATTTAATTGTCCTAAATTTAAAAGAAGCACAATATGTTGCTGACTACATTTTAAATGGTGGTAATCGAGAAGAATTTTTGCAAAAATTTGCTAAAGCTTGTTCTGCTGGTTTTGACCCAGATCAAGATTTAGAACGGGTGGGAATTGCTAACCAAACTACTATGTTAAAAGGGGAAACTGAGCAGCTTGGTAAATTGTTTGAACGGACGATGATGCAGAAATATGGCCCCGACCAGTTAAACGAGCATTTTCAAAGCTTTAATACCATCTGTGATGCTACCCAAGAACGACAAGATGCCATGTTGGAATTAGTACAACATGAATTAGATTTAATGGTGGTAATTGGTGGGTTTAACTCATCAAATACTACGCAATTACAACAAATTGCCTTTGAAAAGGGTATTCCTTCTTACCATATTGATTCCGTAGAACGAATTAAATCTGGTGACGCTATTGAACATCGCCAGTTAAATGGAGAATTAGCGATCGCCGAAAATTGGCTACCAGCAGGTAAAATCGTCGTCGGTGTGACTTCTGGCGCATCCACCCCCGATAAAGTCGTTGAAGATGTAATCGAAAAGATTTTCAGCCTCAAAGCTTAA